GACTACTTCCCCGAGCAGCCGACCACGATCCAGGAGCTGCTCGACACGTTGGCCGAGCGGTCGGCCGCGGCGCAGCGCATGCGGAACTCGATGACCGCCGAGCAGCGGGCCGAGCTCGATGCGCTCGCGCAGCAGGCCTTCGGGTCGCCCGAGCTGATGCAGTCCCTGGCCGAGCTCGACGGCAACCTGCAGTCGTTGCGCCCCGGCGAGGACTGGGGCGGCTCGGAGCGGATGGACGGCGGGGAGGGACTCGGGCTCGGCGACGGGACGGGGGTCTTCCAGGACATCGCCGATCTCGACGAGCTCGCCGAGCAACTCGCGCAGTCGTACAACGGGTCCCGCATGGACGACATCGACCTCGACAAGGTCGCCCGCCAGCTCGGCGACGAGGCCGCGGTGGACGCCAAGACGCTGCAGGCCCTGGAGAAGGCGCTGCGCGACTCCGGCACGATGAAGCGCGGCACCGACGGTCAGCTCAAGCTCACCCCGAAGGCCATGCGACAGCTCGGCAAGGCGCTGCTGCGCGACGTCGCGCAGAAGATGTCCGGCCGCACCGGCAACCGGGACCTGCGCCAGGCCGGTGCCGCGGGGGAGCGCTCGGGGGCCACCCGCGAGTGGGCGTTCGGCGACACCGAGCCGTGGGACGTCACCCGCACCATCACGAACGCGATCACCCGCACGGCCGGTGAGGGCGGTGCGGCGACGTCCGGCCACGGCGTCGGGCCGGTGAGGATCGAGATCGGCGACATCGAGGTCCAGGAGACCGAGGCGCGGACGCAGGCCTGCGTGGCACTGCTCGTCGACACGTCCTTCTCGATGGCGATGGACGGGCGCTGGGTCCCCATGAAACGCACCGCCCTCGCGCTGCACACACTGATCACGAGCCGGTTCCGCGGGGACGACCTGCAGCTCATCGGCTTCGGCCGGCACGCCGAGGTCATGGACATCGAGGAGCTCACCGGCCTCGACGCGATGTGGGACAAGGGGACGAACCTGCACCACGCGCTGCTGCTGGCCAATCGCCACTTCCGCAAGCACCCCAACGCCCAGCCGGTGCTCCTGATCGTGACCGACGGCGAGCCCACGTCCCACCTGGAGGCCAGCGGCGAGGTGTTCTTCAGCTATCCGCCGCACCCGGTCACGGTCGCCTACGCCGTGCGCGAGCTCGACAACTCGATGCGTCTCGGCGCCCAGACCACGTTCTTCCGGCTGGGCGAGGACCCGGGGCTCGCGCACTTCATCGAGTCCATGGCGGACCGGGTCGGCGGATCGGTCGTGGCACCGGAGCTGGACGACCTCGGCGCAGCCGTCGTGGGGTCGTACCTCGGCTCGCGGGGCGCGGGAGGACGCCGGTCGGGCGACGGCGAGTCGTTCTGGGACGGCGGCGGGGGTCGCGGTTTCTGGGTGGATTGACCCGGAGGCGGCTGGGTACGTCGCGTCCATGAGTGACTACCAGAGCGAAGAGCTCGAAGGCATCCAGTTCGTCGTCAACCGCGTCTCGGCGTACCAGGACGGTGCGGAGGAGGGCTTCGTGGAGAAGGAGCTCCGCAAGGGCTTCGACGAGGCCGGCATCGAGGTGGCACCGGAGCACGTGGACAAGCTGGCCGCCGCCATCTACGACAAGGACGGCGACGTCTCGG
Above is a genomic segment from Aeromicrobium chenweiae containing:
- a CDS encoding vWA domain-containing protein is translated as MARQNRRLTRDARYGKYVDGPDPLAPPVDLSEALDAIGEEVMAGYSPERAMREFLRRGGKDQAGLDELARRVAERRRELADRHHLDGTLQEVKELLDRAVLAERKQLARDVAMDDGDRMLAEMQLDNLPPSPAAAVSELNGYDWQSQEAREDFERIKDLLGREMLEQRFAGMKNALENATDEDRAAIQEMLDDLNTLLDAHRRGEDTQEQFDEFMDKHGDYFPEQPTTIQELLDTLAERSAAAQRMRNSMTAEQRAELDALAQQAFGSPELMQSLAELDGNLQSLRPGEDWGGSERMDGGEGLGLGDGTGVFQDIADLDELAEQLAQSYNGSRMDDIDLDKVARQLGDEAAVDAKTLQALEKALRDSGTMKRGTDGQLKLTPKAMRQLGKALLRDVAQKMSGRTGNRDLRQAGAAGERSGATREWAFGDTEPWDVTRTITNAITRTAGEGGAATSGHGVGPVRIEIGDIEVQETEARTQACVALLVDTSFSMAMDGRWVPMKRTALALHTLITSRFRGDDLQLIGFGRHAEVMDIEELTGLDAMWDKGTNLHHALLLANRHFRKHPNAQPVLLIVTDGEPTSHLEASGEVFFSYPPHPVTVAYAVRELDNSMRLGAQTTFFRLGEDPGLAHFIESMADRVGGSVVAPELDDLGAAVVGSYLGSRGAGGRRSGDGESFWDGGGGRGFWVD